The DNA window TTTGCAAGGTCTTCCGCAAGACATTGGGTTTTAGATTGTTGTTGTAGTGAGGCTTCGATAAAGTGGGCTATGCGGGCGGTCGTGGTATCTGCACCAACACGGGTAACGTGAATGCGTAAACGTCCTTCTTCAATGACCGTGCCAGAAAGCACTTTATCTCCGATTTCTTTGCGAACGGGTAGTGATTCTCCTGTGACAGAGGCTTGATTTACTGCTGCATTTCCGCCAATCACTTTACCATCAATGGCAATCATGTCACCTGTACCAACTTCGATGCAGTCACCAACAATTAACTCATTGCAATCTATTTGGATTAATGCACCATCGCGTTCTACCCATGCTTGTGTCGGTAAGGGTTTTAAGAGGTAGCGTAGTAGTGCGTCGCTGTGTTTTGTGGTTTTATGTTCTAAATATTCGCCTAAATTAAGCAGGGTTTGGGTTGCTATCGCGGTGAAGTATTCGCCACGGCTCGCAGCAAGTCCAATCGCAAGACTGTCTAATACTTCTACTTTCATGCCGCGTGTGCATAACACTTCTACACCTTGCCAAACGGTTGGCGCGATAATGGCGTAAGTGAGCCATTGTCGAGCGTTTGGTGTCAATAGTGGCAGACTGAGTAAACTTAAGCCCGCAAAAAAAATGCCCGCAGGGCTGGGGGCAACTTCGTTATATTCCCCTTCAGGCAGTGTCACGCTTACCGCTTGTGCAAATTGTTGTTTAAACCAGCGAAAAATGGCGGTGCGATGTGTTGCTTGTCCATCGTAATGTACAACAACACTACCCGCGATAGGATTTAAGCGGACATTACGCACACCACTTAAGTTGGATAAACTGGCTTCTAAGTGTAAATGGTCAATTTTGCGATTTGCGAGTAGGGCGGATTTAAAGCGCAGGCGTTGTGGGAGTTCGTGGACAAGTTCAATCGACATGGTAGTTCCCGTTTTTTTACCTTGTTATTGTCGCGAGGGTTTGGCGTGTGTGTGGGTGAAGCAGTTAGCACAATAGATTGTGTTTAACTCATGGTTTGCATTAACAGATGGTGAACTATCTCATGCAAAACGGATTAGGTATTTAACGTAGCGGATAAACTTCGTTAAATACCTAACAGGTAAGCGGAGTTATTAGTTGTATTACTTTTGTGATTCTGCTTTGAGTTCTGCTTCAGCATCTTGAAAACGTTCTTTTACTTCTTCAATACCGCCTTGTAGGGTGTTCCAGACTTTTACTAAGGATTTAATCGTATTTTTTTGTAGCGATTCATTAGTGAGTAAGAATGTTAAGGCTGCTCCTGTAATCGCGCCTTTTAAAAAACGTTCGTCACGGAAATTAAAGAAACTGGCAAATGTTTGATTATGTTCTCCTGTGCTTGCAGGTGCTGCGATTGGTTGCGCGTAGGGTATGGGATAACCATAGGGGTAATAAGCTTGTGGGTATGGATGTTGAGGACTGGCTTGGCTTGCTGTTTGAGGGGCAGTTACTTGATGAGGATAGCAAGCGTATAAATGTGCCGGATAACCCGTAGCGTTGTTAGGGTCATAAACAGGAGGGTAGCCATAGCCATGATGATGAGCATAATGGGGGTGAGGATATACAGGAGCTGGTGGGGGGGCAGGGGGTAAGAATGCTTGTTGCTGTGGTTGTACAGGTTGCGCAACGGGTGGGCATTGATAAGGTGAGGTGGCGTAAGGATAAGGTGGCGTTGGCATTTGTCCATAGCCATAAGGTGGTATTGCAGTTTGGGCTTGGACAGGGGCTTGTTGTGGTGTGACAGGTGGTGGCACTGCACCTGTGTTCATCGTAATTTGTGGATTTGGTGGTGTTTGTTGATTATCCATAATGATGCACCTTTGATTGTGAGTAAGATTGGTAGATAACCTAATAGGGTGTTGTGAATTAGGAATTATCTTGATTTAAGGTATATATCAGCGCAGTACCCGCTACAAACATGGTTGCAACGGTTGCAAGGTTAGAATGATTCGGGCTGATGTTTTGCCCAATGGCAGTAACAACGGCTGTTGCTAAACCTGTTGCAACACCTGCTTTAATAATGCTCCCAATAGGATTTGCACGTGCTTCTGGCGTTTTACGTAATTGCGTAGCAGTTGCTGCCGTACTACCTATCATCACGCCTAAGAGTGCGTTATGTAATAAAGTGGTGGTTTGCGGACTAAGGGGATAGTAATTTGCGGGAACAGGGTAATATAGGGGATGACTCATAGTGCTTTATCCTCTGAGGTTGCAGATGGGAGGGGATGCAGTAAACCGATTTCGACTAATAAGGAGGGGACATCATTGGCAGAGGCTTGTAATAAACGTTCCCACCAAGCTGATTGAATTTGGTAGGGGTCATAAGTGATAAGCAATGAAGCGGCGGGTTTATTAATCCGTAGCTCAATAATTCCCGGTAAAGTTGCTAACTTTGCTTTAAACAAACTATCAGAAATATGCGGTAATACAGTCAAGAGACTGGGTAGTAGCCGTAAGCGTAACCGCCCTTGAACATGGTGAACGATTTGTAAGTGCGGTAAAACAATCGGTAACCATTGCCAGTCTGGTGGCTGTATTGGTTGAGACATCATTAGAAATATAAACCCTCATTTATTGTTTATTTTTAGAGGAACGCTTTTGCCAAAGAAAGCATAGAGGTTTCAAGGCTTTTCTTTACAACAGCACTGAATAAGGCATTACCCAATAAAGCCCCTGTGTGGTTGACTGCACTCCGTTGTGACATTGCGGTAGTCAGCCCACTTTCTAAACAGCCAACTTTATGAAGCTGATATAAAATATCATCGCCTGTTAAACAGGTTACGTCGTAATGGACTAACAAACTGCCCGTTTTAGGGTTGATTTGACAGCTTTCTACGCCTTTAAGTTGTAACAATAACTCGGATAGTTCCGTAGATTGACAAGTTGCATGTCGTAACCTATCTGTCCGTACCCGTAGCCGTCCCGGTATGTGGTGAATATAAGCACCCATGATGAGCCTCCGCATGAAGTAAAGAACACACACAAAAAATCATTGTTCTTTCAGTATGAATTAGATTCTAAATGTGTTTATTTGCAAATGCAAGTGAGAATCATTATTATTAAAATAGTAAGTACACTTAAATTTTTTAAGGTAAAACACATCATGTTAATGAACACACAGATGCAATCACGGAGTTATCCCTTAAACCTTGCAACTGAAAATGAGTTGTTAAGCGTTATGGGTATAAAAGCAGATAAGCAGATACAAGCCCGTTTAGCCGCAATGGGAATTGTGGAAGGGGCTATTTTGCAAGTCGTTAATCGCCAAGCAGCAAATGGCGGTTTAGTGGTACGGTGCGGCGAAACGCGCTGGGCACTGGATAAAAGTGTGTCCTATCGGATTTTTGTAATCCCTGCAACACGAGAAGAAAATTAGGAGTTACAACAGCATGATGCGTTTGAATGAATTACAAATCGGTCAAGATGGAATTGTGAAAGGGTTTGATAAAAGCCAACCTGGTTATCGACAAAAATTATTAGCCATGGGTCTAACACCTGGAACATTGTTCACAGTGACTCGTTACGCCCCCATTGGCGACCCGATAGAGATTCGAGTACGCGGGTTTGCGTTGAGCTTACGTAAAGATGAAGCAAATGTCATTTTAGTTGAGAGGGGGCATAATGGCTGAATGGACAGTGGGCGTTATTGGTAATCCAAACTGTGGAAAAACCACCCTTTTTAATGCATTAACAGGGTCAAAACAACGAGTTGGTAACTGGCCGGGAGTCACCGTAGAACGGAAAACAGGCTATTATCAGTATGCAGAACAAAATATTGAATTAGTTGACTTACCGGGTATTTATTCTATCGATACAACACCAGGACATACTTCTTTAGATGAAGCAGTTGCCCAAGAATACGCACTCTCAGGCGAAGCTGATTTAATCATCAATATTCTGGATGCCTCTAATTTAGAACGTAATTTATACCTAACAACACAACTGTTAGAGATGCAAGTCCCTTTATTAGTTGTGCTGAATATGATGGATATGTTGGCAGAGCGGGGCACTGAAATTGATTTAGACAAATTATCTGAACAGTTAGGCGTTCCCGTAATTCCCGTTACGGCTTCTAAAAATCAAGGGTTAGACTTACTCAAGCAACAAATTAATGAATATTGTGCACGCAAACAACTGCCTAAGAATCAACCCAGTTATCCGTCTGTTTTAGAAACAGCCTTACAAACGATTATCCCCCAAGTCAAGGAAATACTTCCCGCAGAGCATCAACCTTATCACCATTGGTTTAGTTTAAAACTCTTAGAAAATCTTGAAACCATTAGCCAGCCATTACCCGCAACACTCAGACAGTTAATTGAAGAACAACAAATCTTAGTACGTGAAAACTTAGACGAAGATATCGATATTATTATCGCAGATGCTCGCTATAGTTTTATCAATACAGTCAATGAAGTAGCTGTAAAAAAAACGCATCAAGTAACCCGCTCACTCTCTGACAAAATTGACAGTGTGGTGCTCAATCGAGTTTTAGGAATCCCCATTTTTTTAGGGATTATGTACCTCATGTTTTTATTTACCGTCAATATCGGCGGTGCATTTATTGACTTCTTCGATATCTTATTCGGGACGGTTTTCGTCGACGGCTTCAGTCATTTACTCAGTCATTATGGCGTTACAGATTGGATTGTTACCTTAATCGCTAATGGTATCGGCGGTGGCGTGCAAGTTGTTGCAACCTTTATTCCTGTGATTGCCTTCCTTTTTCTCTTTCTCTCTATTCTTGAAGATTCTGGCTACATGGCACGTGCGGCGTTTGTCATGGATAGATTTATGCGCTTTATTGGCTTACCTGGTAAATCTTTCGTGCCAATGATTGTTGGTTTTGGCTGTAACGTCCCCGCCATCATGGCATCCCGTACCTTAGAACACCGACGCGACCGCTACTTAACCATCCTAATGAACCCCTTCATGTCTTGTGGCGCACGCTTACCTGTTTATGCCCTATTTGCCGCTGCTTTTTTTCCTGTGGGAGGACAAAACGTTGTTTTTAGTCTTTATTTAATCGGCATTCTCGTTGCGGTGCTGACAGGATTACTCATGAAGCACACCCTATTTAAAGGTGAAGCGGGTTATTTCGTCATGGAATTACCCCCTTACCATCTACCAACCTTAAAAAATATTTTCCTGCATACATGGGAACGTTTAAAAGGCTTTGTGGTACGGGCGGGGCGCGTTATTGTGCCTATGGTTATCGTCATTAATTTTTTAAATTCATGGGGACTTGATGGCTCATTTGGCAAAGATAACACCAATCAATCTGTCCTCAGCGAAATTGGACGCACACTAACCCCAGCCTTTAAACCGATGGGTATTCAAGAAGATAACTGGCCAGCTGTCGTCGGTATCTTTACAGGCGTTTTAGCAAAAGAAGTGGTTGTCGGCACATTAGATGCGATTTATAGCCAACAAGCGCAACAATCCGCCAGTACAGACGCGACCGAAGATAATTTTAATTTATGGGAAGGCGTACAAAGTGCGTTTGCCAGCGTACCTGAAAACTTAACCGCTGTTTTTAGCAACCTACTTGACCCGCTAGGCTTTCAATCCGCAGAACAAGATAGCCAAGAAACCAATGGCAACACCTTTACCGAAATGCATCACCATTTTGATGGACAAATTGGGGCTTATGCATTCTTACTTTTTATTCTGATGTATTTCCCTTGCACAGCCGCAACGGCAACCATTTATCGTGAAACCAGTGCAGGCTATGCCGCATTTGTAGCGACATGGACAACCAGTGTTGCCTACTTCTCGGCAACCTTGTTTTATCAAGTTGCAACCTTCGCCGCCCACCCCTTACAAAGCATTTTATGGGTTGGCATTCTCTGCAGTTTATTAACGGTTGTTATTTTTGCTTTCTATTTGCTCGGACAAAAACGTGAGCAAGCATTAACGCTGACGAGAGCAGAACAAACCGTATAACTATCTCAACAACGGGAGTACTCAATCATGTTGTATAACATTCATCATGTGATAGAAAACGCTCTCATCGTTTCCATATTTAAGCGTTTAGGCTTATGGTTATCGTTGATAGTCATGTTATCCACCGTGTTTGGGTACGCCCGTATTGCGAATAATATTCGCGAACGCAGTTTGCAACATCTACAACACTACACCCAGCAACAAGTACAACTGCAAGAACAATCACTTGCTGAATTAATGTCCTATTTACGTATCACCCAACAACGTTTAAGCCACGATTTAACCTTACCATTAGAT is part of the Beggiatoa alba B18LD genome and encodes:
- a CDS encoding FeoA family protein — its product is MMRLNELQIGQDGIVKGFDKSQPGYRQKLLAMGLTPGTLFTVTRYAPIGDPIEIRVRGFALSLRKDEANVILVERGHNG
- a CDS encoding YtxH domain-containing protein encodes the protein MDNQQTPPNPQITMNTGAVPPPVTPQQAPVQAQTAIPPYGYGQMPTPPYPYATSPYQCPPVAQPVQPQQQAFLPPAPPPAPVYPHPHYAHHHGYGYPPVYDPNNATGYPAHLYACYPHQVTAPQTASQASPQHPYPQAYYPYGYPIPYAQPIAAPASTGEHNQTFASFFNFRDERFLKGAITGAALTFLLTNESLQKNTIKSLVKVWNTLQGGIEEVKERFQDAEAELKAESQK
- a CDS encoding FeoA family protein translates to MLMNTQMQSRSYPLNLATENELLSVMGIKADKQIQARLAAMGIVEGAILQVVNRQAANGGLVVRCGETRWALDKSVSYRIFVIPATREEN
- the feoB gene encoding Fe(2+) transporter permease subunit FeoB encodes the protein MAEWTVGVIGNPNCGKTTLFNALTGSKQRVGNWPGVTVERKTGYYQYAEQNIELVDLPGIYSIDTTPGHTSLDEAVAQEYALSGEADLIINILDASNLERNLYLTTQLLEMQVPLLVVLNMMDMLAERGTEIDLDKLSEQLGVPVIPVTASKNQGLDLLKQQINEYCARKQLPKNQPSYPSVLETALQTIIPQVKEILPAEHQPYHHWFSLKLLENLETISQPLPATLRQLIEEQQILVRENLDEDIDIIIADARYSFINTVNEVAVKKTHQVTRSLSDKIDSVVLNRVLGIPIFLGIMYLMFLFTVNIGGAFIDFFDILFGTVFVDGFSHLLSHYGVTDWIVTLIANGIGGGVQVVATFIPVIAFLFLFLSILEDSGYMARAAFVMDRFMRFIGLPGKSFVPMIVGFGCNVPAIMASRTLEHRRDRYLTILMNPFMSCGARLPVYALFAAAFFPVGGQNVVFSLYLIGILVAVLTGLLMKHTLFKGEAGYFVMELPPYHLPTLKNIFLHTWERLKGFVVRAGRVIVPMVIVINFLNSWGLDGSFGKDNTNQSVLSEIGRTLTPAFKPMGIQEDNWPAVVGIFTGVLAKEVVVGTLDAIYSQQAQQSASTDATEDNFNLWEGVQSAFASVPENLTAVFSNLLDPLGFQSAEQDSQETNGNTFTEMHHHFDGQIGAYAFLLFILMYFPCTAATATIYRETSAGYAAFVATWTTSVAYFSATLFYQVATFAAHPLQSILWVGILCSLLTVVIFAFYLLGQKREQALTLTRAEQTV
- a CDS encoding HMA2 domain-containing protein, producing the protein MGAYIHHIPGRLRVRTDRLRHATCQSTELSELLLQLKGVESCQINPKTGSLLVHYDVTCLTGDDILYQLHKVGCLESGLTTAMSQRSAVNHTGALLGNALFSAVVKKSLETSMLSLAKAFL